In Chlamydiota bacterium, a single genomic region encodes these proteins:
- the uhpC gene encoding Membrane sensor protein UhpC → MSFLGFFKSAPPRPLIKDEALVARKYRYWRLRIFYSMYIGYALYYFTRKSYPVVMALLSTELGFTEAQLGIVGSTLYLSYGVSKFFSGVMSDRSNPKYFMSFGLILTGIFNILFGMSSSILVFLIFWGFNCWFQCWVCTPLAKLLMHSYA, encoded by the coding sequence ATGAGTTTTTTGGGTTTTTTTAAATCTGCGCCGCCGCGTCCGCTTATCAAAGATGAAGCTCTAGTTGCTCGCAAGTATCGCTACTGGCGCCTGCGTATTTTCTACAGCATGTACATTGGCTATGCGCTCTATTATTTTACGCGCAAGAGCTATCCTGTTGTGATGGCTTTGTTAAGTACTGAACTTGGATTTACTGAAGCACAATTGGGAATTGTAGGAAGCACCTTATATTTGTCCTATGGTGTGAGTAAATTTTTCTCAGGAGTGATGTCCGATCGCTCCAATCCTAAGTATTTCATGTCTTTTGGGCTTATATTGACGGGGATTTTTAATATTTTGTTTGGGATGAGTTCCTCAATTTTAGTCTTTCTCATTTTTTGGGGATTTAATTGCTGGTTTCAATGTTGGGTTTGCACGCCTTTGGCAAAATTATTGATGCACTCGTATGCAA